A window of the Henckelia pumila isolate YLH828 chromosome 3, ASM3356847v2, whole genome shotgun sequence genome harbors these coding sequences:
- the LOC140889007 gene encoding secreted RxLR effector protein 161-like — translation MKNDYTLLVQIYVDDIIFVTTNPKLCKKFFKLMQDKFEMSMMGELTLFLGSQVKQLENGTFIIQNIYTKKLLKNFGMENCSASTTLMSSPVKLDKDEDGISVEVTMYRGLIGSLLYLTTSKSDIVFAVCLCARFHSDPKQYHYLAAERILKYLKGTQNFGLWYAKDNSFNLVGYSDTDYAGCKLERKSTSGSYQFLGDRLISWFSKKQTYVATSTTEAEYLARRSCCAKLLWMQQQLRDYGIEAKESPIFMTVLAQS, via the coding sequence ATGAAAAATGATTATACTCTTCTTgttcaaatttatgttgatgatatcatatttgTGACAACTAACCCCAAACTGTGCAAGAAGTTTTTCAAGTTAATGCAGGAtaaatttgagatgagcatgatgggtgaaTTGACGTTATTTCTCGGATCGCAAGTTAAACAGTTGGAGAATGGGACGTTTATTATTCAAAACATATACACCAAAAAGCTTCTCAAAAATTTTGGAATGGAAAACTGCTCAGCTTCTACTACCCTTATGAGCTCACCAGTTAAGCttgacaaagatgaagatggaatttcagttgaggtaaccatgtatcgtgGTCTCATAGGTTCACTACTTTACTTAACCACTAGTAAATCCGATATTGTATTTGCAGTTTgtctatgtgctagatttcattCTGACCCCAAACAGTATCATTACTTAGCTGCCGAGCGTATTTTGAAATATCTTAAAGGGACTCAAAATTTTGGGTTATGGTATGCTAAGGATAATTCTTTCAATTTAGTTGGCTATTCAGATACAGATTATGCAGGGTGTAAACTGGAAAGAAAAAGTACAAGTGGATCATATCAGTTTCTTGGAGACAGACTGATCTCTTGGTTTAGCAAGAAACAAACGTACGTTGCTACTTCCACAACTGAAGCAGAGTACCTAGCTAGAAGAAGTTGTTGTGCCAAACTGCTCTGGATGCAACAACAGTTGAGAGATTATGGGATCGAGGCTAAGGAGTCACCGATCTTTATGACAGTACTTGCACAATCGTGA